The sequence GTTCGATTTTGCTGTAATCGATTTTCGGAACTTCGTTTGAGAAGAATGCTTTTAGTTTTGCTGCTAATTCAGGATTTGCAGCTTCCCATTTTTCTTGCTCAGCTTTTTTCGCTGCTGCAGCTTCAATTAACGCTGCTTTGCGTTTTTCGTAGTATTCTTTTACATCATCGAAAATTACGAATGGGTTTTCAGGATCTCCACCCAAATTCTCGATTGTTTTTGCGAATGATGCACCTGCGCCAGATAATGGCTGACCGTGAGTAGAACACTGACGTTCGAAATTAGCACCATCTTCAGTAATGGCACCTTTACCCATAATTGTTTTTCCGATAATCAGGGTAGGTTTTTCTGTTTCGGTTTGTGCATCTTTTAATGCTTTGCGAATTGCCTCAGCATCGTTACCTGCGATTGTTACAACGTTCCAACCCCAGGCTTTATATTTCATTTCAGTATCTTCAGTTGTTACCTCGTCGGTTTCTGTAGATAACTGAATATCGTTTGAATCGTAGAACATGATCAGGTTACTCAATCCCAGGTGACCTGCAATACGACCGGCACCCTGTGAGATTTCTTCCTGGATTCCACCGTCTGAGATGAAAGCATAAGTTTTATGCGCCATCCACTCGCCAAAACGAGCTACTAAAAAGCGCTCGGCAATAGCTGCACCAACTGCCATAACGTGTCCCTGACCAAGAGGACCTGAGGTGTTTTCAACACCACGCTCAACATCCACTTCTGGGTGACCTGGTGTTACGCTTCCCCACTGACGGAAATTAGCAACGTCTTCCATGCTGTAAAATCCTGCCAATGATAAAATTCCATAAAGCATTGGAGACATGTGACCCGGATCAAGGAAAAAGCGATCGCGGTTTGCCCATGTCATGTCTGATGGATCGTAATTCAGGAATTCAGAATAAAGAATGTTGACAAAATCTGCTCCCCCCATTGCTCCTCCGGGGTGGCCTGATTTTGCTTTTTCAACCATAGCTGCAGCCAGAATTCGAACATTATCAGCTGCTTTAACTTCAATACTTTTGCTCATTTTTGTAATTTTAATTCAATTTACTTAGGCAGGACAGGAGTGCCAAAAATAGTAAAAAAGAAAGACTTAGTAAGGGAGCTAACCTGTTATTAATGATAATTTAGCACTAAATCGTATACCGGTATAAACCAACAAAAAAGGAGAATAAGATTTAAAATCTTATTCTCCTTTTATTATTGTTTTTATGTAAAAACTCTCTTTTTATCAGGCATTAATGATGCGAACCATAAATATTCCATCAATAGCCATAAGTTTATCTTTTACACTTTCGTCAATCTTATCTGTGTCAACATCGATAATGTTGTAAGCAATATCATCGCGTTTTTTATTTAGCATGTTGTCAATGTTCAAATGTTCGGCGGCCAGTACTGTTGATATCTGGCTTACCATATTTGGTACATTGCGGTTGCCAATCAAAATGCGGCTTCCTCCGTTTCTTTCCAGTTCTGCTGCAGGGAAATTCACAGAGTTTTTGATATTTCCGTTTTCAAGATAATCGCGCATTTGTTCAACAGCCATAATCGCACAGTTGGTTTCCGATTCTTTTGTAGAAGCACCCAGGTGAGGAATAGAAATTACATTATCCATCTTCAGGCATTCTTCGTCAGGGAAATCGGTAATATACTTTGCTACTTTTCCTGAAGCAATTGCATCTTTCAAATCCGCATGATCTACCAAACCACCACGGGCAAAGTTCAGTATTTTTACGCCATCTTTCATCATGGCAAATTTGTCTTTATTGATGTAGCCTTTTGTATCAGGAAGCAGTGGAATGTTAATTGTAATAAAATCGGCTTGCTGCAACAATACCTGAATTCCTTCAACAACCTGCACTTCGCGACTAAGTTTCAGTGCGTGTTTTACCGACATGTACGGATCGTATCCGATTACATTCATGCGTAATGCCGATGCAGCATTTGCTGCCAGAACGCCAATGGCACCAAGTCCGATAACGGCCAGCGTTTTTCCTTTAATTTCTTCTCCGGCAAAGTTCTTTTTGCCTTGCTCAACTAATGAACCAACTTTATCGCCCTCGCCAATTAAAGTTTTTGCCCAGTTTGCGGCGCCAATGTAATCGCGCGAAGCCATTAACATTCCTGCAATAACAGCTTCTTTTACACCATTTGCATTTGCTCCGGGTGTGTTAAATACCACAATTCCCTTTTCGGTACATTTATCGATAGGGATATTGTTTACTCCCGCTCCGGCTCTGGCAACAGCTTTTAGCGTCGATGGTAATTCCATTTCGTGCATTTTAAAACTGCGCAAAACGATTGCATCCGGATTTGGAAGCTCGCTTGCGATCTCATAATTGTCAAGCGGAAAAAGTTTTAGACCATCTGGGTCTATCTTATTCAGAGTTTGAATTTTAAACATGAAGCTTTTTTTTAAGTAATAATCTCTGTAGCTGAAAAGATAACCAAGATCGCATGAAATTGGATATCATTTGTTTTAGTGACAAATATCAGGAATATATCTATAAATCATAAGCTGTTTGCAGGATTAGTTTTCAATATGAAATTAACATTAATGGAAAAGGAGAGAAAAAGACAAAAAAAAGCCAGACTCTCCAGTCTGGCTCATCAACCTTCAACTACTAACCGATTTTATAACCCAAAAAATTATGAAACAATAGTTATGAACTATGTTGTCTTAGATTTATGACACAAAAAAAGGAATAGACTGCCTCTCAGTCTGTAATTTAGGTCACAAAAGGCCGGAAAAATCAATAAAATTTCTGGAAAGCGAAACTTTTCCTTCTTTTTCAAGCTTTTTCAAGAGGCGCGAAATCACTTCGCGTGAAGAATTTAGTTGAAGAGCCAAATCCTGGTGTGTGCCGGAAAAGGTTTTTACGCCCGATTTTTTATGCCGATCTAAAAAATATTTAACCAGTCGTTCGTCGAGCTTTAAAAATGCCACGGCATCGAGTGTATTTATTAATTCCCGAAACCTGTTCTGAAAAGTTTGCATGACGTATTGTTTCCACAACGGATATTTTGAAGTCCAGGTGTCGAGCATTTCCACGGGAATAAGTAAAACCTCGGTTTCAATTTCGGCAACCGCATTCACTTCGCTTATTTGTCGTGCCATACAACAGGTTAACGACATGGCGCAAACCTCGTCGGCCTGAAGGTAATAAAGCAATAGTTCGTTACCTGCTTCGCTGGTTCGCGAAACCCGAATCAAACCTTTTAGCACCATTGGAAAGCTCGAGATAAACTGGCCTTCGCGAATTAACGTTTCGTGTTGTGCAAACTTTTTTCTTACGGCAACCTGCAGAATTTCTTCCTGCAATTCAGGTTCAAGAAAATTGTATCGTGTATAAAAATCTTCCATGTTAGTAGTTCAATTTCAGCAAATTTAATGTTGTGTCTCATATCTGCAAAAAAAATCAAAGAAATACGGTAACTGTGTAAAATTATCTAATTGAAATGGTTATGTAATTTCATTGAAGCAAAAGGGTAGAAACAAAAAAAGATTCCAAATAAATAAGGAATCTTCTTTCAAATATCGTTTTCAAAATCTACTATTCAAACATATCTTTCATTTTCTGAAAGAATGACCTCTCAGAATCTGATGGTCCGCCCTGGAAACCCGGTGAGTTCTGAAGTTTCTCGAGTGCTCGTTTTTCTTCGTTGCTCAGTTTTTTTGGTATCCATACATGAACACGTACCAACAAATCGCCGCGGCCATATCCGTTTACATCCGGTACGCCTTTTCCTCTCAGGCGCAGAATTTTTTCGGGCTGTGTACCTGCGTCGATTTTTACCTTCACCTTTCCGTCAACGGTTGGAATTTCGGCAGTGGTTCCGAGTGTAATATCAGGGAACGATAAGAACAGGTTGTATATCAGGTTATTTCCGTCACGAACCAATTCCTGGTTGTCTTCTTCGGTGATAACAACAAGCAGATCGCCATTTATTCCGCCACGTCGGCCAGTGTTTCCTTTTCCCGAAACATTAAGTTGCATTCCTTCGCCAACACCTGCCGGAATTTTAATATTGATAATTTCTTCCTCGCGCACTACTCCCTCTCCTGCACAGTGGTTACACTTATCGGTGATCATTTTTCCTTCACCCTGACAAGTTGGACAAGCCGAAGTTGTTTGCATTTGTCCCAGCAAAGTATTCTGAACACGTGTTACCTGGCCTGCACCACCACATGTTCCACATGTAGAGTACGACGAACCGTTTTTGGCTCCGGTTCCGCTACAATGCTGACAGGCAACGTATTTTTTCACCTTAATTTTTTTCTCAACACCGTTAACAATTTCTTTCAGATTGAGCTTTACTTTTACGCGTAAATCCGAACCACGGCTAACCCGGCGGCCGCCTCTGCTGCGACCTCCGCCACCGCTAAAGCCTCCGAAACCGCCAAAATGTCCGCCAAAAATATCGCCAAAAGCCGAGAAGATATCTTCGATGTCGGAAAAACCTCCGCCACTAAAACCTCCGCCTCCGGCAGCACCGCTCATGCCGGCATGACCAAACTGATCGTATCGTTGTTTTTTCTCGGGATTACTAAGTACTTCGTATGCTTCAGCTGCCTCTTTAAATTTTTCTTCCGCTTCTTTATCGTCCGGGTTTTTATCCGGGTGATATTTAATTGCCTTTTTACGGTATGCTTTTTTTATTTCCTCGGCAGATGCACTTTTGCCAACTTCCAATACTTCGTAATAATCTCTTTTTGCCATTGTTTTTCCTTTGAATAATTATTCTCCGATTACTACTTTGGCAAACCGGATTACCTTTTCGTTTAAGCAATAACCTTTCTGAACAACGTCAACCACTTTGCCTTTCAACTCCTCGCTTGGTGCAGGAATTTTTGTTATGGCCTCGTGCAGATCAACATCAAAAGCTTCATTCTGAGCCTCTATCTCTTTTACGTTATTCTGTTTTAGAAATTCCTGAAACTTCTTGTATATCAATTCTGTTCCGTGTTTTCCCGGGTCTTCGTCCGACAGGTCTTTCATCGAGTCAATTGCACGCTCAAAGTCATCGATAACCGGCAGTATGTTAATAAGAACGGTTTCTCCCCCCGCTTTTATCAAGTCTGCCTTTTCTTTCATTGTTCTTCTTCTGAAGTTATCAAATTCGGCCTGCAAGCGTAAGTGTTTGTCCTGAACTTCCTGAAGCTTTTGTCCAAGTTCTTCCAGCTGTTCTTCCTTTTTATCTTTTTTCGATTTTTTCTTTTTACCCTTTTTGTCCTCAACTTCTTGCTCCTGCTTATTCGCAGTTTCTTCTGCATCCTGGGCTTTATCTTTTACTTCTTCTGTTTCCTGATTTACTTTTTCTTCTGCCATTTTACCTTAATTTTCAGTTTAAATAATTAACTGCTAGCTCTTTTTGTGCTACGCTGACATAGCAAAAATTTTGCCATGCAAATATAAACGACAAATTGGCACCCGAAATCAATTTCGAGTGCCAATTTGAACGATTTATACTATTTTTAAACTAGTGTATTAAAGCTCTTCTCTGAGATTTTTCTGCAACGCAGCGTCGAGTGCCGGGCCGCGTAACTTTTTAGCAATAATAATTCCGTTTTCATCAATAAGATAATTGTCGGGAATACCACGAACCTGGTAGATCATACGGAATTTTGAGTTCCATTTCTGGAAATCGCAAATGTGATTTGGCCATTCTAAACCGTCTTGTTCAATGGCTGCTTTCCATCTGTCGGCCGAATCGTCGAGCGACACTCCAAAAACCGTAAAACCTTTGCCATTGGTAAATTTGACATCTTTATATTTTTTGTAGTTAGCAACAACATTTGGATTCTCGCGGCGGCAGGGGCCACACCAGGCTGCCCAAAAATCGATTAATACAACTTTGCCTTGTAAATCTGATAATTTGATAGTTTCACCATTCGGACCTTTACCAATAAGTTCAGGTGCTTTGTTGCCGATATTCAGACCGAGTTCCTGAGCATTAATAAAAGTTGTGCCCATAAAAATGATCGTTGCCAGTAAAATAAATTTTTTCATCTTTTTTGCGTATTGTTATTTCTAAAAAGTTCAAATATAGAATTTTATGTAGTAACACAAAGCTCGAAATAATGTTTTAACATCGCGTTTACAATCTTGATATGCGAGCTCCGAGCGCATTCAAACGGCCATCAATATTTTCGTAACCACGGTCGATTTGCTCGATGTTGTTAATTGTACTCGTTCCTTTTGCCGACATAGCCGCAATTAACAGTGCAATACCTGCACGAATATCGGGCGATACCATTTTTGTGGCGCGTAATGCATGTTTTCTATCCAATCCGATAACTGTTGCACGGTGCGGGTCGCAAAGAATAATTTGCGCTCCCATATCAATAAGCTTATCGACAAAGAATAAACGGCTTTCAAACATTTTCTGATGGATAAGAACACTTCCTTTCGCTTGTGTAGCAACAACCAGGAAAACACTTAATAAATCGGGCGTGAGTCCCGGCCAAGGTGCATCGGCGATGGTCATTATTGAGCCGTCGATATATGAGTCGATTTCGTAATGTTCGGTATCTTTTACGAGTAGGTCGTCGCCGGCCTGTTCCACAACTATTCCAAGTCTTCTGAACGACTCCGGAATAATGCCAAGATGTTCAATGCCCACATTTTTAATGGTGATTTCCGAAGCTGTCATCGCGGCTAAACCAATAAAACTGCCCACTTCAATCATGTCTGGCAGAATCCGGTGTTTGCATCCTTTTAGTGAAGAAACACCTTCAATACGGAGCAGGTTTGAGCCGATGCCTTCAATTTTTGCTCCCATAGCCACCAGCATTTTACAAAGTTGTTGCAGGTAGGGTTCGCAGGCCGCGTTGTAGATGGTTGTGGTACCTTCTGCCAAAACGGCGGCCATTACAATATTGGCGGTTCCGGTAACCGAAGCCTCATCGAGTAGCATATAGGCACCGCTAAGTTTTTCCGCAGATACGGAAAACCACTTATTTTCACGATCGAACTCAAAACGGGCACCGAGTTTTTGTAAGCCGATAAAGTGTGTATCAACCCTGCGCCGACCAATTTTATCGCCACCGGGCTGAGGAATGAATCCTTGTCCGAATCGCGCAAGCAGCGGGCCGATAATCATTATTGAACCGCGTAAAACAGCAGCTTGTTCAACGTATGCCGGACTTTTTAGATAATTTGTATCCACCTGCGAGGCATCGAAACTGAAGTGGCCTTTCTTTAGTCGCTCAACTTTAACCCCAAGTCCCTTTAAGATTTCAATAAGTTTGAGTACATCGCGAATCTCAGGAATATTTTCTACAGTGGTTTTTTGTGCGGTTAACAAAGTGGCACAAATAATCTGGAGCGCCTCATTTTTAGCTCCCTGCGGCTCGAGTTCTCCTTTTAATTTATAACCACCTTCAATTTTGAAAGTTGACATGGGGAAACAGTTATTGCGTATTACCTATTTTTTCTTTTTCGATTTTGGCTTTTTCTTCGTACCAATTAGTGTCTTGGCATCGGCAAGCTGAAGGTCTTCTTTAACCTTTAATTTACCACGTGACATTTCTTCCAGATCGTTAAAAATCATTTCATCCTCAACCGCATCTTTATTCCACGCCAGGTACGATTTTTTCATGTGGTTAGCCAGTTGCTCGATAATGATTTCACGCTCTTCGCCTTCAAAGTTGTCAGCTTCTTTTATTAAAAGCTCCATCGTACGTCCGTAGTGTTTGTATTTAATACGATGCTGATCGTAAGGTACATTATTAGGGCGTTCATGGAGAGACTCAGGAGAAGGGGGATCATACGGATAGTCAATGTCTAATTGAAAATCGGACATTATTGCAAGGTGATCCCAAAGTTTATGCTTAAAATCCTGAACATCGCGTAAATGAGGAAACAGGTTACCCATCACATCGATTACCGTTTGCGCCGATTTGTTTCGTTTGTCACGGTCTTCAATGGTTAACAGGTAGTCGACCATATTTTGTATATTTCTTCCATATTCAGGAAGGGCCATTTTTTTTCTCTTGGTATTATAATCCATCTGTAAATGTTTATTGCTAATAATCTAATCTTCAAGTAAATTGGATTTATTCGCGAAATGATGTTGCAAAACTAATCATTTCCACATAAATCACGAAGTTTTATTTTTTAGTTCGTTGTTATTCTGTAATCGATACTCGATTCTGGATACTTGATCCTGGATTCGGGAAACTCGAAACTCTCGGCTCGTTTCTGTAACTTTAATTGTTTATCCTTTTATTTTCAGCTTGGCAAATTTCAAAAGTAATTGCTTCTGAGTACCGGTTTTAAAGAACACCGTTGCTTTTATGTTGGGTGCAATGCCTTCAATATTAATTACTTTGCCTTCGCCAAAACGTTGGTGTTCTACCACCATGCCAACCTGTATACTTCCGGGGTCGTCTCCCTGGAAAGTGTTTTGCGCTCTGCTGCTTTCCTTTAATGAAACGAGTTTTTTGTTAAAAAAGTTTTGCGACTCGGGTGTTTTAAATGATCCCGGTGGCTGGCGGCGTACCGGATTTTTGTGATAACGTTCGGGCTGAATATCGTCGTTGCTCTGTGCCCGGCGCGTTGGTGAAGACTGAGCGGCAACTCCCGAAGTGTCGAGAAATTGCTCGTCAATTTCTTCCAGAAATCGGCTGGGGGTACAAAAATCGAGATTTCCCCATCGGTAACGTTGGTTGGCATACGAAAACCAGGCGTTCTCTTCGGCCCGGGTGAGCGCCACATAAAACAGGCGGCGTTCTTCCTCCAGCGTTTCCGGTTTGTTATCGCCGTTTTGGTTCGATGGAAAAAGGTTTTCTTCCATCCCCACTACAAACACATTTTTGAATTCAAGTCCTTTTGAAGAGTGCACTGTCATAAGTGTTACTTTGTCCCGGTCTTCCTCTTTTTCATTGTCCTGATCGGTAAGTAAGGCTACATCTTCCAGGTAGTTTTCCAGTTTCTCAGGTTCGCCGGTTTCCTTGGCATTAATACTGAACTCCTGAATACCATTCAGCAATTCCTGCAGGTTTTCATGTCGGCTTAATCCTTCCGGAGACTTGTCGGTGTACAATTCTTTTAAAATACCGGTTTGCTCGGCAATGGTTTTTGCCGTGTCAAAAGCATCATTGTCTTGCGATAATTGAATAAACCGCTCAATTAAACCCGTAAAATTCAGGATTTTACCAACCGTGCCTTTGTTTAAATTGGCATGATTTATTGTTGGCAAATCAGTAACAATCTTCCAAACCGATGTTTCGTTATTAATAGCCGCAGCCTCCAGTTTCGCCAGGGTAGTAGCACCAATTCCACGTGCCGGATAATTGATGATGCGTTTTAAAGCCTCGTTATCCGCCGGGTTAATTGTCATTCGGAAATAGGAGAGTAGGTCTTTAATTTCTTTGCGTTGATAGAAACTTAAGCCACCATAAATTTTATACGGTATATTCCTTTTGCGCAACGATTCCTCAAAAATCCTCGATTGCATATTGGTGCGGTACAAAATGGCGAAGTCTTCGTATTTGTAATGGTCGCGCAACTGCAATTGAGCAATTTCCTGTGCTACCAGAAATCCTTCTTCGTTGTCGGTCAGCGCCGAAATAAGTTTAATGGGTTTTCCGGTGGCATTTTCAGAAAAAACCTTTTTCGGAATTTGCCGTTTGTTTTTGGCAATAATGCTGTTTGCCGCGTTAACAATGGTTTGTGTTGAGCGGTAATTTTGTTCCAGTTTAAATACTTTATGCTCGGGATAATCCGATTTAAAATTCAGAATATTTTCAATCCTCGCTCCACGGAATGAATATATACTTTGCGCATCGTCGCCCACCACGCAAATATTTTTATGTGCCGCTGCCAGTTTTTTTACAATCAGGTATTGCGAGTAGTTGGTGTCCTGGTACTCGTCAACCATTACATAGCCAAAGCGCTCCTGGTATTTCTGCAGTACTTCGGGATGATCGCGAAACAGCAGGTTTGTTTTTAGCAGCAGGTCATCAAAATCCATTGCTCCCGAAAGAAAACAACGCTTGGCATATTCTTTATAAATCTGGGCAATTTGCGGCATGCGCATGCTTTTATCAACGGTGCGTATTTCCGACGAGTTTTCATATACTTTCGGAGTAATGAGGTTATTTTTTGCCATCGAAATACGGCTGGCAACCACTCCCGGTTTGTAAATCTTATCGTCGAGCTGAAAACTTTTAATAATCGTTTTTATCAGGCTTTTACTATCCGCACTATCGTATATTGTAAAGTTCGAAGGGTAACCAATGATTTCGTGCTCGAAGCGCAAAATACGCGCAAAAATACTGTGAAACGTACCCATCCAAAGGTAGCGGGCGGTGTTTTCGCCAACCACGCTGGCAATACGTTCTTTCATTTCGCGGGCTGCCTTGTTGGTAAAAGTCAGCGATAAAATGCTTGACGGTTTGGCACCCTGTTTCAGCAAATTGGCAATACGGTATGTTAATACACGTGTTTTTCCCGATCCGGCTCCTGCAATAACCAACGCCGGTCCTTCGGTGCGAAGAACAGCCTCTCTTTGGGCTTCATTTAAATTTTGAAGATAATCGAACACTATAGCTTTTCTTTTTTGCGATGCAATTATAAAAATATTGATTGAGAAAAATGCTTTAACCTCGATTTTGGTATGGGGCAGTTTTGGTAAAACATTCAGAATTCAATCGTAGTAAAACAACAAGCGGCGAACCAAGTTGTTTTGTCTGCAAAAATAATGATGTAAGGTGGAATCTTTTCCATATCGTTGGTGTTTTATTAACAAATTATTGAAGCCTTCTGTATTTCGGTTGTAGTTCACTATTTTTACCGGCAACACGCAATTAAATGAAATTTATACGTTAATATTGTATCTTAAAGCGCAATAATTTATGAAGCGAAGTCTTTTTATTGTAACTATTCTGGTATTTACTTTTTCAGCACTTCAGGCACAAATAACCTCGCCCGGTGCAGATGCCAGCGATGAAACACAATACCCGGTTTTCCCTGAAACTGATAGTATTTATATTTTTTGCAGCAACGATTCGACAATTGATGTTGCAGCCTTAACAGCCACCACTGAATTGGCGGGAACAAAAAACTGGTTGTGGGAAAAGTATAATAATGAATCTGCTTCGTTTGAGTCCTATTTCGAGGAAAGTACTGATGCCGCTACGTCGGAAATAGATGCTTTGGCCGATGGTTGTTTTCGGATTACAATTACGCAGGGAGCAACTACCGAGGTTCATCGCGCCTGGGTTTTTAATAACTGGATGTATGCCGGTGGCAAAGTTACTGTTTCAGACTGCGAGCATTTTGTAATCGATGGCGAAATGAAATCAGCCGTACTAACTTATTATGATTTAAATACCAATGCGCCTGTTTTTGTAAACAAAGATGTGCAGGTTGAATGGTTGGAAGACGGAGACCGGATTGCTTCGGTTTTAAATTTAACTGTTTACGATCCACCAGCAGAAAATACAAATTATACACTGCGCGTTTATGATAAATTTGGCTGCGATGCACAGTCTGACATAACTTACGAATCGATAGTAACAAAAGCCAGTTTTACTGCAAGCCCGATGAGTGGTGAGGCGCCCTTGGATGTGACGTTTACCAATAACTCTGAAAACGGAACACCGGGTTATTTTGAGTGGTTTTTTTATCGCGATCTGAATGAAATAAAAAAAGATGCGGAAGAGTCGGAAGAACCGGTTGACAGCATCATGTTGGTTGCCTACGATGATGCACCTTTTTATACCTACGAGAATTCGGGAATTTACATGGTTCGCCTGGTATCAAAACACCTTTCGGATACGCTAACCTGCGCTGATACTGCTTATTTGGAGGATTACATAGAAGTTGATACTTCGGATATTGCTATACCCAATGTTTTTACTCCTAACGGCGATGGAGTAAACGACGAATTTGTTGTGGTATTCAAATCACTGCAACGATTAGAAATCAGTATATTTAATCGTTGGGGCCGACGTGTGCATTACTGGGAGAGTGGCGATGTTCGCGGATTTGATGACACCTGGACCGAAACCGTATGGGATGGTCGTATCGGAGGTCGTTATGCCAGTCCCGGTGTTTATTTCTACGATGTGGTGAGCCTTGGCCGCGATGGTAAACGAAAAAAGGAGCATGGCTTCGTTCACTTATTTCGCGAAAAAGATTAAGCCCGCAAACTGAATAGATGCAAAAGTGTATTAATTCTTCTTTAGTACCTTTTATCCTTCTTCGGTTTCCAAATCATCAGCTAAATGAACCACAGGAGGCAGTACATTGTACTCATCGCCAAACTGTGCCAGGAACTCAACACTAAAAGCCCTAAACGTATAGCTTATCGGGAGTAAAATTACTGCCCCGATGTAAGGAATGGCAATAAGTAAAAGGCCTACACAGCAGGTCATTACTGCAAATAGTATTACGGCAATCATTACTCCAATTCCCAGTACGAATATAAAGAGCCCGTAAATAATAAATGGCAACGCTCTTTTACTAAAAAGAATCAGAAACTTGCCCCAACCTCTCAGTATACCAACCTTTTGTTTGTACATTATTTGCACCACAAAGTCTTTTAATAACAGCGATATGAAGCCAAAAACAACCAGGTAGGCCACAAAAAGCAACACCATTTGCGATATGCCTGCAAAAACAACAGCTCGCGAGGCATGTGTTTCGTAGAGGGTTCTTCCGGTAACAAAACTGTATACCAGTATCAAAGCAAAAACGGCAAAAGCAAACCATCCCCAAAAGAATTGAAAGATAAAGAGCGAGTTTCCCTGTTTTCGGAATTCGTGCCATGGTTGGCTAATTTCGGCTTTGTCGTGAATAACATTATGCAAAAACATAAACTTACCACGCGAACTCACCCATATACAAACCGTAATGACCAGGAACAGTATTATAAGCCCTACAATAATGAGGTTGGCCCAAACCGGGTTGTCGAGCAGCCAATCCCATGCAGTTTGCGGGAAACTGAAAAACTCGTCCCAGTTGTTGTTCGAGCCGTTGTTTCCCGAGCTGTTCCCTCTACAGTCGGTTAGTCCGGCAAGCCAGGCAGTAAATCCTACCCGAAACCATTTGTTTAAATCGAAAGGTTGAAATAAGGCTTTTTTCATGCGGTTCCAGCCCGCAGAAAGTGGTTGGCTGTAGCTGATATGCATGGCAGTAGTTTTTTGGTTTTCTGCAAGTTAGCTTATTCGCTAAGATTTACCAAGGCAATAAGAAATTATTCATTGCAAAGTATATAGGCAGTTTTTAAAGAATGGTTCGTAGTTTCCTTCGCTTTATTCTGTTTGTATGCAAATTTTTGTCGCTGTACGTACCCGATTGTTTCTTTGTATTCCTTATATTTGAGGCTCAGGCAAACCTAAAAATTTTATTGAACGTAATTCAACGGATTGTATCTGGTAATACTTACTTTCCTTGTTAATTCTTTACCTTGTAGATAACAAGAGTGGGGATTGTGCGTTACATGAATAGTTTAACCATTTTTAGAACTTGTTAAGGATGCAGGCGATTGAAAATAGCTGGCAGGTAAATCAAAAAATTAATTGTTTTATGAAAAAGATAGTTGCTGTAGTTGTATTGGTTTTGATTGTTTCCGGCACCTATGCAAAAAAGGATATTAATGCCTGGAAGCAGGAGCAAGACTTATCCAGTCAGTATAGTGTGTTTAAGGAGAACCTGAACTTTTGGAACGGGTCTTACTTTCTGAAAGAAGATCAGTTGAATGATTTTTACAACGCACTTACCGATACCATTGGTTTGTTGGAGAATAGCATAGAAGAGCGAAACGCGCAAATAACCAGCCTGAATA comes from uncultured Draconibacterium sp. and encodes:
- the murA gene encoding UDP-N-acetylglucosamine 1-carboxyvinyltransferase, giving the protein MSTFKIEGGYKLKGELEPQGAKNEALQIICATLLTAQKTTVENIPEIRDVLKLIEILKGLGVKVERLKKGHFSFDASQVDTNYLKSPAYVEQAAVLRGSIMIIGPLLARFGQGFIPQPGGDKIGRRRVDTHFIGLQKLGARFEFDRENKWFSVSAEKLSGAYMLLDEASVTGTANIVMAAVLAEGTTTIYNAACEPYLQQLCKMLVAMGAKIEGIGSNLLRIEGVSSLKGCKHRILPDMIEVGSFIGLAAMTASEITIKNVGIEHLGIIPESFRRLGIVVEQAGDDLLVKDTEHYEIDSYIDGSIMTIADAPWPGLTPDLLSVFLVVATQAKGSVLIHQKMFESRLFFVDKLIDMGAQIILCDPHRATVIGLDRKHALRATKMVSPDIRAGIALLIAAMSAKGTSTINNIEQIDRGYENIDGRLNALGARISRL
- a CDS encoding UvrD-helicase domain-containing protein, coding for MFDYLQNLNEAQREAVLRTEGPALVIAGAGSGKTRVLTYRIANLLKQGAKPSSILSLTFTNKAAREMKERIASVVGENTARYLWMGTFHSIFARILRFEHEIIGYPSNFTIYDSADSKSLIKTIIKSFQLDDKIYKPGVVASRISMAKNNLITPKVYENSSEIRTVDKSMRMPQIAQIYKEYAKRCFLSGAMDFDDLLLKTNLLFRDHPEVLQKYQERFGYVMVDEYQDTNYSQYLIVKKLAAAHKNICVVGDDAQSIYSFRGARIENILNFKSDYPEHKVFKLEQNYRSTQTIVNAANSIIAKNKRQIPKKVFSENATGKPIKLISALTDNEEGFLVAQEIAQLQLRDHYKYEDFAILYRTNMQSRIFEESLRKRNIPYKIYGGLSFYQRKEIKDLLSYFRMTINPADNEALKRIINYPARGIGATTLAKLEAAAINNETSVWKIVTDLPTINHANLNKGTVGKILNFTGLIERFIQLSQDNDAFDTAKTIAEQTGILKELYTDKSPEGLSRHENLQELLNGIQEFSINAKETGEPEKLENYLEDVALLTDQDNEKEEDRDKVTLMTVHSSKGLEFKNVFVVGMEENLFPSNQNGDNKPETLEEERRLFYVALTRAEENAWFSYANQRYRWGNLDFCTPSRFLEEIDEQFLDTSGVAAQSSPTRRAQSNDDIQPERYHKNPVRRQPPGSFKTPESQNFFNKKLVSLKESSRAQNTFQGDDPGSIQVGMVVEHQRFGEGKVINIEGIAPNIKATVFFKTGTQKQLLLKFAKLKIKG
- a CDS encoding DUF4290 domain-containing protein; protein product: MDYNTKRKKMALPEYGRNIQNMVDYLLTIEDRDKRNKSAQTVIDVMGNLFPHLRDVQDFKHKLWDHLAIMSDFQLDIDYPYDPPSPESLHERPNNVPYDQHRIKYKHYGRTMELLIKEADNFEGEEREIIIEQLANHMKKSYLAWNKDAVEDEMIFNDLEEMSRGKLKVKEDLQLADAKTLIGTKKKPKSKKKK
- a CDS encoding gliding motility-associated C-terminal domain-containing protein, with translation MKRSLFIVTILVFTFSALQAQITSPGADASDETQYPVFPETDSIYIFCSNDSTIDVAALTATTELAGTKNWLWEKYNNESASFESYFEESTDAATSEIDALADGCFRITITQGATTEVHRAWVFNNWMYAGGKVTVSDCEHFVIDGEMKSAVLTYYDLNTNAPVFVNKDVQVEWLEDGDRIASVLNLTVYDPPAENTNYTLRVYDKFGCDAQSDITYESIVTKASFTASPMSGEAPLDVTFTNNSENGTPGYFEWFFYRDLNEIKKDAEESEEPVDSIMLVAYDDAPFYTYENSGIYMVRLVSKHLSDTLTCADTAYLEDYIEVDTSDIAIPNVFTPNGDGVNDEFVVVFKSLQRLEISIFNRWGRRVHYWESGDVRGFDDTWTETVWDGRIGGRYASPGVYFYDVVSLGRDGKRKKEHGFVHLFREKD